The Denitrificimonas caeni genome has a segment encoding these proteins:
- a CDS encoding ABC transporter ATP-binding protein: protein MITTRGLSKKYQDTLVVDDVSINISKGGLTSIIGPNGAGKSTLLSMISRLTPMSAGSVEIDGLDVTRTPGPELAQRLSILRQHNETTLRLTVRDLVAFGRFPHSGGRLTEVDQQHIDEAIHYLALEEYQHRHLDELSGGQRQRAYVAMVMCQDTEYVLLDEPLNNIDMHHAVGMMQLLRRAADEKGKTVVVVLHDINFASCYSDTIIAMRAGKVAYQGAPEQVIRSEVLSDIYQLPMPVHEIDGQRICVYFR from the coding sequence ATGATTACAACGCGCGGCTTGAGTAAGAAATATCAGGACACCTTAGTGGTGGATGATGTCAGTATCAACATTAGCAAAGGCGGGCTGACCTCAATTATTGGCCCCAATGGTGCCGGTAAGTCGACATTACTGTCGATGATCAGTCGCCTTACGCCCATGAGCGCTGGCAGTGTGGAAATAGATGGCTTGGATGTTACCCGCACGCCGGGCCCTGAACTGGCGCAACGCTTATCCATTTTGCGTCAACACAATGAGACAACGCTGCGTTTGACGGTGCGTGACTTAGTGGCTTTTGGACGTTTTCCCCATTCTGGTGGACGCCTCACCGAGGTTGATCAGCAGCATATTGATGAGGCCATTCATTATCTAGCGCTGGAGGAGTATCAGCACCGGCACCTGGATGAGCTGTCCGGTGGGCAACGGCAGCGGGCCTATGTGGCGATGGTTATGTGTCAGGACACTGAGTATGTGCTGCTGGATGAGCCACTGAATAATATTGATATGCACCATGCGGTGGGGATGATGCAGTTGCTGCGCCGCGCCGCAGATGAGAAGGGCAAAACTGTGGTGGTCGTGCTGCATGATATCAATTTTGCCTCTTGTTACTCGGACACTATTATTGCGATGCGTGCTGGCAAAGTGGCCTATCAGGGGGCTCCAGAGCAGGTTATTCGCAGTGAGGTGCTCAGCGATATTTATCAACTGCCTATGCCGGTGCACGAGATCGACGGGCAGAGAATCTGTGTGTATTTTCGTTAA
- a CDS encoding Fic family protein gives MDAVKAKLDAQRPFPAAVTKNLHENLVLNWTYHSNAIEGNTLSLKETKVVLEGITIGGKTLREHFEVINHSEAIVLLEELVAENQPLHEWDIKLLHQLVLKNIDQENAGQYRQVNVLISGAEHKPIEAVRVQQFMQDFVLWYQNSAASLHPIERAALVHSHFVKIHPFIDGNGRTARLLMNLELLKAGYPAAVIQVEQRLDYYQALDAAHCNDEFEPLIQLTANSVLESFKTYFWALGMSEQVDELLKELYG, from the coding sequence TTGGATGCTGTAAAGGCTAAGCTCGATGCGCAGCGACCGTTTCCGGCAGCAGTAACCAAAAACCTGCATGAAAATTTAGTACTGAATTGGACTTACCATAGCAATGCGATTGAGGGTAATACGCTGAGCCTCAAAGAAACCAAAGTTGTGCTTGAGGGTATTACGATCGGCGGGAAAACGCTTCGTGAGCATTTTGAGGTTATCAACCATAGTGAGGCGATTGTTCTGCTAGAAGAGCTCGTCGCTGAGAATCAGCCTTTGCATGAGTGGGATATTAAATTACTCCACCAGCTTGTCTTGAAAAATATTGATCAAGAAAATGCAGGGCAGTATAGGCAGGTGAACGTTTTAATTTCAGGTGCCGAGCATAAACCCATTGAGGCCGTTCGTGTGCAGCAATTTATGCAAGACTTTGTTCTTTGGTACCAAAATAGTGCTGCCTCTTTGCACCCTATTGAAAGAGCGGCGCTCGTACATTCTCACTTTGTTAAAATCCATCCTTTTATCGATGGTAATGGTCGAACAGCTCGACTGTTGATGAACCTTGAATTGCTTAAAGCAGGTTACCCAGCTGCAGTGATTCAAGTTGAGCAGCGACTGGACTACTACCAAGCATTAGATGCAGCGCACTGTAATGATGAGTTTGAGCCGCTTATTCAGCTGACAGCTAATAGTGTTTTGGAAAGCTTTAAGACCTATTTCTGGGCGCTAGGGATGAGTGAGCAAGTCGACGAGTTATTAAAAGAGCTTTATGGATAA
- a CDS encoding siderophore ABC transporter substrate-binding protein, with the protein MRLIRLAWFQSLSLLGLLLCLALPTQAQEVLSIEHAKGQTQVQKLPKTVAVLDWSTLDTMAVLGVEAQGIPNSNILPPMLSQYADAKFVPVGTLFEPDYEALKNLKPDLIILGRRAGGQYDEVAQYGPTLDLTPDPTDLLGSVVRNTEILGQIFDREQQAAEHINKLQAAVGQLQKLSAEQGTGLTVLTTGGKMSAFGIGTRFGMLHDVFGVEPAVADLKVGRHGQVVSYEFLLEANPDWLFVMDRDAAIGREGVAAQRMMDNELVQATTAGAKGQIVYLEPVSWYLLDNSGLGVMQSNVDRLLDVFTK; encoded by the coding sequence CGTTGTCACTGCTTGGTTTGTTGTTGTGTTTAGCCTTGCCGACTCAGGCGCAAGAGGTGTTAAGCATCGAGCATGCCAAGGGGCAAACCCAAGTACAAAAATTGCCGAAAACTGTCGCAGTGCTGGATTGGTCCACGCTCGATACCATGGCAGTGTTAGGGGTAGAGGCGCAGGGCATTCCGAACTCTAATATTTTGCCGCCAATGCTGAGTCAGTATGCGGATGCGAAGTTTGTGCCGGTCGGCACTTTGTTTGAGCCTGATTATGAAGCGCTGAAGAACCTTAAACCGGATTTGATTATTTTGGGCCGTCGCGCCGGCGGACAATATGATGAAGTGGCTCAATATGGTCCAACGTTGGATTTAACACCTGACCCAACCGATCTACTTGGCAGTGTAGTGCGCAATACAGAAATTTTGGGGCAGATTTTTGACCGTGAGCAGCAGGCTGCTGAGCATATTAATAAATTGCAGGCTGCGGTGGGGCAGCTGCAAAAGCTCAGTGCTGAGCAGGGCACAGGCCTTACAGTATTGACCACTGGCGGGAAAATGAGCGCTTTTGGTATTGGTACGCGCTTTGGCATGCTCCACGATGTGTTTGGCGTTGAGCCTGCGGTGGCTGATTTAAAAGTGGGTCGTCATGGCCAGGTGGTGTCCTATGAGTTTTTGCTGGAAGCCAATCCAGACTGGCTGTTTGTGATGGACCGTGATGCGGCCATTGGCCGTGAAGGTGTAGCGGCGCAGCGCATGATGGATAACGAGCTGGTGCAAGCCACAACAGCGGGCGCCAAAGGGCAAATTGTTTACCTAGAACCAGTCAGCTGGTATTTGCTGGATAACAGTGGTTTAGGGGTGATGCAGAGCAACGTTGATCGTTTGCTGGATGTGTTTACTAAGTAA
- a CDS encoding DUF3987 domain-containing protein → MQVADLVTNNPSRQGAMGEVASLLGRQNELEREVLLYDRSMAAKYDKYYDVTGADYLQIPESLNGSVITKLAKRASHTMEIPIGTVFNALLAGASAAVSTNYVTRFATGTVVPAVIHAVCEHPPSTGKSNLKNQSVHSYQRAMNDHNSGIAAINRAAGNDGIKLPYGFNIATDGTTAAIDAELSNMDSGRVVIASDEQAAFQSLFPENAFSSNNSLLLNGWMGEFISGSRTTRKAFTGYVQSAILLIAQVGSIQRVLSASNQTGLAERFLFTAEPSSLGSRTLSNGYLTADDKHAFNLAATECVERYSKRVRTEGDGAVINTDIHSLDIVEPRREGYEIIKQKRAELEPFLGELERSGEMTYLGWVGKLETHVLKIATVMHVFNCLGNGREVDKFIPDELIRGCIDLFIEYGKHMRCIIQNSGESGSTAELETVMDVLSSEQVTVERAKQILRKRAPFKGRGRDAYRAAGARINSMLKEGLIVKSATTGALQII, encoded by the coding sequence TTGCAGGTTGCGGATCTAGTAACTAACAATCCGTCAAGACAAGGTGCTATGGGAGAGGTTGCCAGTCTGCTTGGAAGGCAGAACGAGCTTGAGCGCGAAGTTCTTCTCTATGATCGAAGTATGGCCGCTAAATACGATAAGTATTATGACGTAACCGGCGCGGATTATTTGCAGATACCAGAATCACTAAATGGATCTGTTATCACTAAGCTGGCCAAGCGCGCCTCGCATACAATGGAGATTCCAATTGGTACTGTGTTTAACGCTTTGCTAGCTGGCGCTTCTGCTGCTGTATCAACTAACTACGTCACTCGCTTTGCAACCGGAACAGTTGTCCCTGCTGTTATTCATGCTGTGTGCGAGCATCCGCCAAGTACCGGAAAAAGTAACCTTAAAAACCAAAGCGTACACAGTTACCAGCGCGCCATGAATGACCATAACAGCGGCATAGCTGCTATCAACAGGGCGGCAGGTAATGACGGTATAAAGCTACCCTATGGTTTTAATATCGCCACAGACGGCACTACAGCGGCAATTGATGCCGAGCTATCTAATATGGACAGTGGCCGAGTGGTTATTGCATCGGATGAACAGGCAGCGTTTCAAAGTTTATTCCCTGAGAATGCCTTTTCATCTAACAATAGTTTATTGCTCAATGGCTGGATGGGTGAGTTTATATCTGGCAGCAGGACAACACGAAAAGCATTTACCGGCTATGTTCAGTCAGCAATCCTGCTAATTGCTCAAGTCGGATCAATTCAGCGCGTATTGTCAGCATCCAATCAAACGGGTTTAGCAGAGCGTTTCCTGTTCACTGCTGAGCCAAGCAGCCTAGGGAGTCGCACGCTAAGCAATGGCTACCTAACGGCAGACGATAAGCACGCGTTCAACCTTGCTGCTACTGAGTGCGTTGAAAGGTATTCAAAGCGGGTGCGCACTGAGGGCGATGGCGCTGTTATCAATACAGATATTCACTCGCTGGATATTGTGGAGCCGCGGCGGGAAGGTTACGAGATCATAAAACAGAAGCGCGCTGAGCTTGAGCCGTTTTTGGGTGAGCTGGAGCGGTCAGGTGAAATGACGTACCTAGGATGGGTAGGCAAGCTGGAAACGCACGTTCTTAAAATCGCCACAGTAATGCACGTTTTTAACTGCCTAGGCAATGGGCGTGAGGTTGATAAGTTTATTCCTGATGAGCTAATCAGAGGTTGTATTGATCTGTTTATTGAATACGGCAAGCACATGCGTTGCATCATTCAGAACAGCGGCGAGTCTGGCAGTACCGCAGAGCTTGAGACGGTAATGGATGTGCTGAGTAGCGAGCAAGTAACAGTTGAGCGAGCCAAGCAGATACTACGCAAGCGCGCTCCGTTCAAAGGTAGAGGCAGGGATGCCTACAGAGCAGCAGGCGCACGAATCAACTCAATGTTAAAAGAGGGTTTAATTGTTAAGTCTGCAACAACTGGAGCGCTGCAAATAATCTAA
- a CDS encoding iron chelate uptake ABC transporter family permease subunit yields MGLNLRGRLLLGLTALLALCSVLGFMTLNVQSDWAFIVQYRGTRLLGMLLVAVTMGLATVVFQTITHNRILTPSLMGFDVLYVLVHALALVLWGTEFGSGWPLELRFILEVAVMVSIALLLFRWLFNGSVRGLHMLILLGMVGGLLFRELADLSARIFDPSEFSIQQGSGVANFNRINLQVLWVGLAGVALCSALLFRLRRQLDVLSLGRDVAINLGVPYSRTVTLLMLVICVLVSISTALVGPMLFYGLLVANLAYWLTGSHQHRWTLPASILAGIVCLVGGQVLFEHLLNTSLPLAMVIELCGGVLFIALLLRGVK; encoded by the coding sequence ATGGGCTTAAATCTTCGCGGTCGATTGTTATTGGGTCTTACTGCGCTGCTGGCGCTATGCAGTGTGCTGGGCTTTATGACCCTCAATGTGCAAAGCGATTGGGCCTTTATTGTGCAGTATCGTGGTACGCGTTTACTGGGCATGTTGCTGGTGGCAGTGACCATGGGCTTGGCCACAGTGGTGTTTCAAACCATTACCCATAACCGTATTTTAACTCCGTCGCTGATGGGTTTTGATGTGCTTTATGTGCTGGTGCATGCTTTGGCTTTAGTGCTCTGGGGGACTGAGTTTGGCAGTGGCTGGCCGCTGGAATTGCGTTTTATTCTCGAAGTGGCGGTGATGGTGAGCATTGCTTTGCTGTTGTTTCGTTGGCTGTTTAACGGCTCAGTACGCGGGTTACATATGCTGATCTTGCTGGGCATGGTGGGCGGCTTATTATTTCGTGAGTTGGCTGATCTGTCTGCGCGTATCTTTGATCCCAGTGAGTTTTCCATTCAGCAGGGCAGTGGCGTAGCCAACTTTAACCGGATCAATTTGCAGGTGCTGTGGGTGGGGTTGGCTGGTGTTGCGCTTTGCAGTGCGCTGCTGTTTCGTTTGCGTCGGCAATTGGATGTGCTCAGTTTAGGCCGTGATGTGGCAATTAATCTGGGCGTGCCCTACAGCAGAACAGTCACCCTATTAATGCTGGTGATCTGTGTGTTGGTCTCGATCAGCACAGCTTTAGTGGGACCCATGTTGTTTTACGGCTTGTTGGTAGCGAATTTAGCCTACTGGCTTACTGGCAGTCATCAACACCGCTGGACTTTACCCGCCAGTATTTTGGCAGGCATTGTTTGTTTGGTGGGCGGGCAAGTGCTGTTTGAGCATCTACTCAATACCAGTTTGCCCTTGGCCATGGTGATTGAACTTTGTGGTGGGGTGTTATTTATTGCGCTGTTATTGCGCGGAGTTAAATAA
- a CDS encoding restriction endonuclease, which translates to MSIPDFQSVMRPVLVAVADGVPLTLSDLREHIANVFQLSDAERSERLPSGKQTVINNRVGWARTYLNKAGLLCIPAKGLVQITERGREVLDSGPDHITVSWLKRYPEFVAFHASPTTSASDGELSEATVTTDATPDEQLVSAHQSLMRSLSDELLMQVRAASPSFFEQLVVDLMIAMGYGGSRKEAGRATQATSDDGIDGIIKEDKLGLDVIYLQAKRWSNTVHRPEIDKFIGALTRQRARKGVFITTSDFSVGAQEAALGLDIKVVLIDGSQLAQLMVENNLGCSIKQVYEVKQLDSDYFSED; encoded by the coding sequence ATGAGCATTCCAGATTTCCAGAGTGTGATGCGCCCAGTATTGGTTGCTGTAGCGGATGGTGTTCCGCTGACCCTAAGCGACTTGCGCGAGCATATTGCAAACGTGTTCCAACTCAGCGACGCAGAGCGTAGTGAGCGCTTGCCTTCAGGTAAGCAGACTGTGATTAACAACCGGGTTGGCTGGGCGCGTACTTACTTAAACAAAGCCGGATTGCTATGTATACCGGCCAAGGGCTTAGTACAAATTACTGAGCGTGGGCGTGAGGTGCTGGATAGTGGTCCAGATCACATTACGGTGAGCTGGCTTAAACGCTATCCGGAGTTTGTAGCCTTTCATGCTAGCCCAACCACCAGCGCAAGTGATGGAGAGCTCAGCGAAGCTACAGTGACCACTGATGCTACCCCTGATGAGCAGCTGGTTAGTGCCCATCAAAGTTTGATGCGGTCTTTGTCAGACGAGCTGTTGATGCAAGTGCGTGCGGCCTCACCCTCTTTCTTTGAGCAGTTGGTAGTGGATTTAATGATTGCCATGGGGTACGGCGGCTCTCGCAAAGAGGCTGGGCGTGCTACTCAAGCAACCAGTGACGATGGCATTGACGGCATCATCAAAGAAGACAAGCTGGGGCTTGATGTGATTTACCTTCAGGCTAAGCGATGGAGCAACACCGTACACCGCCCTGAAATAGACAAGTTTATCGGAGCATTGACGCGGCAACGTGCTCGTAAAGGTGTGTTTATAACCACTTCCGATTTTTCTGTTGGCGCTCAAGAAGCAGCGCTTGGTCTGGATATCAAGGTGGTGCTTATTGATGGTAGTCAGCTTGCGCAGCTGATGGTGGAAAACAACCTTGGTTGCAGCATCAAACAGGTTTACGAAGTCAAACAGCTCGATAGCGACTATTTCAGCGAGGACTGA
- a CDS encoding helix-turn-helix transcriptional regulator, translated as MGNQTQAPVAPAFSNRKFGRYSDLVEALQVSRQTIYRWVKLDPTFPQPLKRGNTVLFDMAAVEAWLNGEGVK; from the coding sequence ATGGGTAATCAGACACAAGCACCGGTAGCGCCAGCATTTAGCAATAGAAAGTTTGGACGCTATTCAGATTTAGTCGAAGCGTTACAAGTCAGCCGTCAGACCATTTACCGGTGGGTAAAGTTAGACCCTACATTCCCGCAACCACTCAAGAGGGGTAATACTGTTCTGTTCGATATGGCAGCCGTCGAAGCATGGTTAAACGGGGAGGGCGTAAAATGA
- a CDS encoding tyrosine-type recombinase/integrase — MKDLRLVFSTGRASSAETATKVIEDHLKERRKDPEQFTGIRTVFTCDITGGLELRIGVRTVWSLSYNIKRGSKWSKRRYVMGFYPALSVAAARTQANALKGDIAQGIDPAQAKKEIAEQRQKAIDEACTVTELFNQWICSPVMTSRKLGTDEPARMMKKDVLPVIGKLDVKSVTPRHLASINNRVAERGNRAANILLALLRQMMGYALDQGIIEALPRFPSKLEENAPCDRVLSVPELVELFDKLPSAKLINTTELAIKIQLATACRIGELLRAKWSDVCLDAGEWVIPAENSKNGDPIKIFLSQYAQGLFKQLKDISADADYIVSSVTGAGAIDQKAVTKQVRDRQRGVQIAGRTKLFNTLILSCGTWTPHDLRRTAASSMQSLQINPYIIERCLNHKPDKITATYIPQDPELEMYEAWEAWGQVLAVADSAKGAELAALYTANAKQPIVRRKRLAELMRQLKGNVVQLHKMA, encoded by the coding sequence ATGAAAGACCTGAGATTGGTATTTTCGACAGGTAGAGCAAGCAGCGCTGAGACTGCGACCAAGGTAATTGAAGATCACTTAAAAGAGCGCCGTAAAGATCCTGAGCAGTTCACCGGTATCAGGACAGTGTTCACCTGCGACATAACTGGCGGCCTAGAGTTGCGCATTGGTGTTCGGACGGTGTGGTCTTTGTCTTACAACATAAAGCGCGGCAGCAAATGGAGTAAGCGCCGGTATGTGATGGGCTTCTACCCAGCTCTATCGGTGGCCGCCGCGCGTACTCAAGCGAACGCACTAAAAGGCGATATTGCCCAAGGCATAGATCCAGCACAGGCTAAAAAGGAAATAGCAGAGCAGCGTCAGAAAGCGATTGATGAGGCTTGCACTGTTACTGAGCTGTTTAATCAGTGGATCTGTTCTCCTGTTATGACCAGTCGCAAGCTTGGCACTGATGAACCGGCGCGCATGATGAAAAAAGACGTGTTGCCCGTTATTGGCAAGCTGGACGTGAAGAGCGTCACGCCTCGACACCTTGCCAGTATCAATAACCGAGTGGCAGAGCGCGGCAATCGTGCTGCAAATATATTGCTGGCGCTACTTCGTCAGATGATGGGTTACGCATTGGATCAAGGGATAATTGAAGCCTTGCCAAGGTTCCCGAGCAAGCTTGAAGAGAACGCGCCGTGTGACCGTGTGCTAAGTGTTCCTGAGCTTGTGGAGCTGTTCGACAAATTGCCAAGTGCAAAACTTATCAACACAACCGAACTGGCGATAAAAATACAGTTAGCCACCGCTTGCCGCATTGGTGAGCTGTTACGCGCCAAATGGTCGGACGTGTGCCTTGATGCCGGTGAGTGGGTTATTCCTGCTGAGAACAGCAAGAACGGCGACCCAATAAAGATATTCCTGAGCCAGTACGCACAAGGTTTATTTAAGCAGTTAAAAGACATTAGCGCTGATGCTGATTATATCGTGTCGAGTGTTACCGGTGCTGGCGCTATCGACCAGAAGGCCGTTACCAAGCAGGTTCGAGATCGTCAGCGCGGCGTACAGATTGCAGGCCGTACAAAGCTGTTTAATACGTTGATCTTATCCTGCGGTACTTGGACACCGCACGACCTGAGACGCACCGCAGCAAGCTCTATGCAAAGCCTACAGATCAACCCATACATTATCGAACGTTGCTTAAACCACAAGCCAGACAAAATAACGGCCACCTATATTCCGCAAGATCCAGAACTTGAGATGTATGAGGCGTGGGAGGCATGGGGGCAGGTGCTGGCAGTCGCAGATAGCGCGAAGGGTGCTGAGCTTGCCGCTCTATACACAGCCAATGCTAAACAGCCCATTGTTCGACGCAAGCGCCTTGCTGAGCTTATGCGCCAGCTCAAGGGCAACGTGGTTCAGTTGCATAAAATGGCCTAA
- a CDS encoding RES family NAD+ phosphorylase — protein sequence MVMINTLEECTGKTITGNRLVNSKFPPIAIFDDVASTEEFEALFAIQELTNPRILNEVGRLDLIARDEIPFGIQGCAYATAPFTHINPAGSRFSPGAFGVLYIADNEQTALLEVKHHQNMYWSQVDGMNYDRFVFRALKCAFNDTDMMSASALPYNDPIYDSDDYSASHSLGHALKQAGKPGLQYNSVRSLGSLCWALFTPLPVHSIVQTSHYEMIWNGSIISTNRITNIQLP from the coding sequence ATGGTAATGATCAATACTCTTGAGGAATGCACCGGCAAAACAATCACAGGCAACAGGTTGGTTAATTCAAAATTTCCACCTATAGCCATCTTTGATGATGTGGCCAGTACTGAAGAGTTTGAAGCGCTCTTTGCAATTCAAGAGCTGACTAACCCCAGAATTTTAAATGAGGTAGGCAGACTGGACCTCATAGCCCGCGATGAAATACCTTTTGGTATTCAGGGCTGCGCCTATGCCACTGCGCCATTTACGCATATTAACCCTGCTGGCTCACGCTTTAGCCCAGGTGCGTTTGGGGTTTTATACATTGCGGATAATGAACAAACTGCACTTTTGGAAGTTAAACACCACCAAAATATGTATTGGTCTCAAGTGGATGGAATGAACTATGACCGTTTTGTATTTCGTGCACTCAAGTGCGCGTTTAACGATACAGACATGATGAGCGCTTCGGCTTTACCCTACAACGACCCTATTTATGATTCAGACGATTACAGTGCATCTCACAGCCTTGGCCACGCCCTGAAACAAGCAGGCAAACCAGGCTTGCAGTACAATTCTGTGCGTTCTCTAGGTTCACTGTGCTGGGCGCTGTTTACACCACTGCCCGTTCATTCAATCGTACAAACATCACACTACGAAATGATTTGGAATGGCAGCATCATCAGCACAAACCGTATTACCAATATTCAGTTGCCGTAA
- a CDS encoding ABC transporter permease: MVVTSSASRQSGTVLWLLGLFVLVFILALLSLNVGASRMNLLHLFTQPDDRITQLLFVSRWPRTLALVLAGASLAVSGLLLQMMARNRLVEPSMVGTVGAATFGVLLCAIVAPSMALWLKFSVATVFAALGTALFLAVLKRIPLRSALIVPLLGLVLAGVVYAASSLLAHQFELSQALRSWSSGDFSAILRGRYELLWVAAGITLLAMLLADRFTVIGMGKDFATNVGVNYPALMVLGVLLVSMIVASVVVIAGALPFIGLIVPNLVRLITGDNLRRAIPLVALAGSALMLTADLLGRVLIHPYEIPSATILAITGSLVFIVILLRGRKQWA, translated from the coding sequence ATGGTTGTAACATCTTCTGCAAGTCGGCAATCAGGCACTGTGCTGTGGTTGCTGGGCTTGTTTGTACTGGTTTTTATTTTAGCTTTGCTCAGTTTAAATGTGGGTGCCAGCCGCATGAATCTGCTGCATCTGTTTACCCAGCCCGATGATCGCATCACACAACTGTTATTTGTCAGTCGTTGGCCGCGCACATTGGCGTTGGTTCTGGCTGGCGCATCTTTAGCTGTGTCAGGCTTGTTGCTGCAAATGATGGCGCGCAATCGTTTGGTAGAACCATCGATGGTGGGTACGGTAGGTGCTGCCACTTTTGGTGTGTTGCTGTGTGCCATTGTTGCGCCCAGTATGGCGTTGTGGCTGAAATTCAGCGTGGCCACTGTGTTTGCTGCATTGGGGACTGCGCTGTTTCTAGCAGTACTTAAGCGTATTCCATTGCGTTCAGCGTTGATTGTACCTTTGTTGGGTTTGGTGTTGGCTGGGGTGGTTTATGCCGCTAGCAGCTTATTAGCCCACCAGTTTGAACTGTCACAGGCACTGCGCTCTTGGAGCAGTGGCGATTTTTCAGCCATTTTACGTGGCCGTTATGAACTGCTCTGGGTCGCTGCGGGCATCACCCTATTGGCGATGTTATTGGCTGATCGTTTTACCGTGATTGGCATGGGCAAGGACTTTGCCACCAATGTGGGGGTGAACTATCCAGCATTGATGGTTTTAGGGGTATTGCTGGTGTCGATGATTGTCGCCAGTGTGGTGGTTATTGCTGGCGCCTTGCCTTTTATTGGTCTGATTGTGCCGAATTTGGTGCGTTTGATTACCGGCGATAATCTGCGTCGCGCGATTCCTTTGGTCGCTCTGGCCGGTTCTGCGTTGATGCTGACGGCAGATTTGCTTGGTCGGGTGTTGATTCATCCGTACGAAATCCCTTCGGCAACAATTTTGGCGATTACCGGCAGCCTAGTGTTTATCGTAATTTTATTACGGGGGCGCAAGCAATGGGCTTAA